In a single window of the Antedon mediterranea chromosome 1, ecAntMedi1.1, whole genome shotgun sequence genome:
- the LOC140039110 gene encoding retinol dehydrogenase 16-like, with protein sequence MGVDKRNILMQKLDHERVIYWTACACITFCTLYTIYWLRNQFFIARRGKYVLITGCDTGFGNKLARALDKQECHVFAMCFTEDGMQKLNADTSERLHCIQLDVRKHDSVLKAYDEVKRILPAHKGLWGLVNNAGITGLVGMYDWWTKEELQNVFDVHLLGAIDVTNTFLPLVKKAKGRVVNMCSSLGINPIPSGGYGIAKLGLMVFSDGLRITLKKHGVSIHIIEPGYFRTFVADAKRNILPSMKKAWDRLSTEEKDAYGPDYVEEYSNKVEDAMKLLCSPRLHYVTDDIQHALFARWPYNRYAPGIDAKLVWQPLQYFPSFITDKLFETFNPIPKCAKE encoded by the exons ATGGGGGTGgacaaaagaaatatattaatgCAAAAATTGGATCATGAACG AGTGATATATTGGACTGCCTGCGCTTGTATAACGTTTTGTACACTTTACACAATCTACTGGCTTCGTAATCAGTTTTTCATCGCAAGACGCGGAAAATACGTGTTGATAACTGGATGCGATACAGGATTTGGAAATAAATTAGCACGAGCGCTTGATAAACAAGAATGCCATGTGTTTGCTATGTGTTTCACCGAAGATGGCATGCAGAAGTTAAATGCGGATACATCAGAGAGGTTGCATTGTATTCAGCTCGATGTTAGAAAGCATGACAGTGTTTTAAAGGCATATGATGAAGTAAAACGAATCCTTCCAGCTCATAAAG GTCTATGGGGGTTGGTTAACAATGCTGGAATTACAGGACTTGTTGGCATGTATGATTGGTGGACAAAAGAAGAGCTACAAAATGTGTTTGACGTCCACCTGCTCGGTGCTATCGACGTAACAAACACGTTTCTACCACTCGTTAAAAAGGCCAAAGGTCGAGTCGTCAATATGTGTAGTAGCTTAGGAATCAATCCTATCCCAAGTGGTGGATATGGAATCGCAAAACTTGGACTAATGGTGTTCTCAGATGGTTTACG AATTACCTTGAAGAAGCATGGAGTATCCATTCATATAATTGAGCCTGGTTATTTCCGCACATTTGTAGCTGATGCCAAAAGGAACATTTTACCGTCTATGAAAAAAGCATGGGATAGATTAAGCACAGAAGAAAAGGATGCATATGGGCCAGATTACGTAGAAGAGT ATTCCAATAAAGTTGAAGATGCCATGAAGTTGCTTTGCTCTCCACGTTTGCACTACGTTACCGACGACATACAGCACGCCCTCTTTGCACGATGGCCGTACAATCGCTATGCACCAGGCATTGATGCTAAACTAGTTTGGCAGCCGTTGCAGTATTTCCCAAGTTTTATAACTGATAAGCTTTTTGAGACATTTAATCCAATCCCAAAATGTGCAAAAGAATAA
- the LOC140039285 gene encoding actin-related protein 2/3 complex subunit 2-like, with protein sequence MILLEIKNKIIEEALSHKFKTAKDGGKPESIDMTIADFDGVLYHLYNPNGEKNKINLSISLKFFNELAKYGAQELLENIYKQWITSTEESYSFTIQFDLENLPADTSDLVAKASLLKRNCFSAVFEKYFECQQKEKPIDTAVIHYRDDETMYVNARKDRVTVVFSTVFKDSVDIIFGKVFMQEFKEGRKASQTAPQVLFSHKDPPTELSNTNAATGENIGYITFVLESRHTNAKVRENTIDLIHTFRTYLHYHIKCSKAYIHSRMRAQTSQFLKILNRARPESQNKEKKTITGRSFTRS encoded by the exons atgattcttttagaaattaaaaacaaaatcatagaAGAAGCATTATCTCATAAATTCAAGACGGCAAAGGATGG AGGTAAACCAGAGAGCATTGACATGACAATAGCAG ATTTTGATGGTGTTCTTTATCACCTGTATAACCCAAATGGagagaaaaataaaatcaacctCAGTATTTCTCTTAAGTTTTTTAATGAATTGGCAAAATATGGAGCACAAGAG CTTTTAGAGAATATATACAAGCAATGGATAACAAGTACAGAAGAAAGCTACAGCTTCACAATACAGTTTGATTTGGAAAATCTCCCAGCAGACACCAGTGATCTCGTCGCTAAGGCTTCGCTCCTCAAACGTAACTGCTTCTCTGCTGTTTTTGAAAAATACTTTGAATGTCAACAAAAAGAGAAACCAATTGATACGGCTGTTATTCATTACAGGGATGATGAAACAAT GTATGTGAATGCCAGGAAGGACCGAGTGACAGTTGTGTTTAGTACTGTGTTCAAAGATTCAGTTGACATCATCTTTGGTAAAGTCTTTATGCAG GAGTTTAAAGAAGGACGCAAGGCAAGTCAGACAGCACCTCAAGTCTTGTTCAGCCACAAGGACCCCCCAACTGAACTGAGCAATACAAATGCAGCAACCGGAGAAAATATTGGCTATATTACATTTG TGCTTGAATCAAGACATACAAATGCCAAAGTGAGAGAGAACACAATCGACCTGATTCACACATTTAGGACATACTTACACTACCACATCAAGTGCTCAAAG GCCTACATACACTCAAGAATGCGCGCACAAACCTCTCAGTTCCTCAAAATTCTAAACAGAGCACGGCCAGAATCACAGAACAAAGAAAAGAAGACTATAAC TGGACGATCTTTTACCAGAAGTTAA
- the LOC140063517 gene encoding solute carrier family 40 member 1-like, whose translation MDENNQKGTANDIWLKRSDLQQEDDATENTALNEEEGPEEEGPWYRRPGFKVVEQGVEPDAADGAGHDDNVESVASSGRCSNLQDWLHSNAFLIYCSQALSSWGDRMWSFGVALYLVQFEDGLLRLTSIFGLARTISVLLFGAIVGEWVDRTPRLRATRMSLIIQNSSVMICALFLLFFLLFESWLKDQLGGALAIITLGVIIVIGCIADIASVALKICIQKDWVVVIAGGDGARLAEINSVIRRIDLLANILAPILVGCIMTSLSLEIAAMFLAGWNLVSMFVEYFQLHRVYKAVPQLAVKQVKTNQGDYNPINCVENSDLPPGNSGNVSRQRSEEQKPFLWRITQWFTSTYQGFKTYNSYQVAWAGISLSFLYMTVLGFDAVSSGYGYSQGLSGTVLGVFMGLGSVMGVLGTIVYPIVQKRLGVVRTGIYANAEQVLCLMLCVASIYAPGSSFDLGYRRRPPVPTDEPMYYTDPYNNITSSNMLESDYNQHSYWSVGLLFAGMILSRTGLWMFDLTVTQLLQENVAESERGVVGGIQNSLNCFMDMLHFVVVIIAPQPESFGVLIFISVMFVTMAGILYSAYVYRVRGHLFHPEKLIPCKNMVQSDLRTDKTSNGYSDANKRSNGEPV comes from the exons ATGGATGAAAACAACCAGAAGGGAACAGCAAATGATATATGGCTTAAGAGATCAGATTTGCAACAAGAGGATGATGCTACAGAAAATACAGCATTAAATGAAGAGGAGGGGCCAGAAGAGGAGGGGCCATGGTATAGACGGCCTGGTTTCAAGGTGGTTGAGCAAGGAGTTGAGCCAGATGCTGCGGATGGTGCAGGACATGATGATAATGTCGAATCAG TTGCAAGCTCCGGGAGGTGTTCAAATTTACAAGATTGGCTTCACAGCAATGCATTTCTTATCTACTGTAGCCAAGCCTTATCTTCATGG ggagaTCGGATGTGGTCTTTTGGAGTTGCGCTCTACTTAGTACAGTTTGAAGACGGCCTACTACGGCTTACCTCAATATTTGGCTTGGCTCGTACAatttctgttttattatttggTGCTATTGTTGGCGAATGGGTCGACCGGACGCCACGACTTCGAG CTACAAGGATGTCGCTTATCATCCAGAACTCTTCCGTCATGATATGCGCCCTCTTTCTGCTCTTCTTCCTTTTATTTGAAAGCTGGCTAAAGGACCAGTTAGGTGGCGCTCTTGCCATTATAACTCTCGGGGTCATTATTGTTATCGGTTGCATTGCGGACATTGCAAGTGTAGCGCTGAAAATTTGTATTCAGAAAGATTGGGTTGTTGTAATTGCTGGCGGTGACGGAGCTAGACTTGCAG AAATCAACTCGGTAATCCGCCGTATCGATCTTCTTGCCAACATCTTAGCGCCAATCCTGGTTGGTTGCATAATGACTTCACTTTCATTAGAAATTGCCGCCATGTTTCTTGCTGGCTGGAATTTGGTGTCCATGTTTGTGGAATATTTTCAACTGCATAGGGTGTACAAAGCTGTACCTCAACTTGCTGTGAAACAAGTTAAGACAAATCAAG GTGATTACAATCCAATTAATTGTGTAGAGAATAGTGACCTACCTCCAGGGAATTCAGGCAACGTAAGCCGACAGAGAAGTGAAGAGCAGAAGCCGTTCTTGTGGCGTATAACACAGTGGTTCACCTCCACGTATCAAGGCTTCAAAACATACAACTCGTATCAAGTGGCGTGGGCCGGAATCAGTCTCTCGTTCCTCTACATGACCGTTCTTGGATTTGACGCCGTTTCTAGCGGTTACGGGTACAGTCAAGGTCTATCAGGAACAGTATTAGGCGTATTCATGGGTCTGGGATCAGTGATGGGCGTTTTGGGAACCATTGTTTATCCTATTGTACAAAAAAGGCTTGGCGTGGTACGAACTGGTATATATGCTAATGCAGAGCAAGTTTTATGTCTTATGTTATGTGTTGCATCTATTTATGCACCCGGGTCATCGTTTGATCTCGGTTATAGACGTCGCCCTCCTGTACCGACGGACGAGCCCATGTATTACACAGATCCATACAATAACATTACTTCTAGCAACATGCTAGAAAGTGATTACAATCAACATTCCTATTGGTCAGTTGGTTTGCTATTTGCTGGAATGATTTTGTCAAGAACAG gtctGTGGATGTTTGACCTTACAGTGACACAGCTCTTGCAAGAAAATGTTGCAGAGAGTGAACGTGGCGTTGTTGGCGGCATTCAAAACTCGCTCAACTGTTTCATGGACATGTTACATTTTGTTGTAGTAATCATAGCACCTCAACCAGAATCATTCGGTGTGCTTATTTTCATATCTGTTATGTTTGTAACCATGGCAGGTATTTTGTACTCCGCATATGTCTATAGGGTCAGAGGTCATTTATTCCACCCAGAAAAACTTATTCCCTGTAAAAATATGGTACAAAGCGACTTAAGAACGGATAAAACAAGTAACGGTTATAGCGATGCTAATAAGAGGTCTAATGGTGAACCTGTATGA